Genomic segment of Rhodococcus sp. W8901:
CGACTCGCCGGCACACCCGGCCAGTAGCACGGTGGCGGTGGCGAGTGCCGTGAACATCGTTCCGGCGCGGGCGAGAGACGATCGTTTCATTCGAACCTTCTTCCGTTTCGAGGCTGAGAGGACCGGGGACCGTGAGCGTGCTACGGCGCCATGGTCTGGGCGGTGAGGAATCCGGACGGGTCGTGGCGGCCGGCGACACCGTGCTCGAACATGCCCCAACCCACGTCGCCGTTGCAGGTGGCGCGGGCGATGTGTTCGACGGTGCCGTGCGGAATCCGGGGCGCGAGTGCGGGATCGGTCAGGTCGTACAGCGAGGAGGAGCTCCAGCTGCGGCCCTTCCACTGCCCGTGATTCCACTCGGGATCACTGCCGTACCCGGAGCCGATCTGCAGGACGACGAATCCGAGCGGGTCGATGTCGACCACGAGGGGATCGCCGGTCGGCGTGGTGAGATGAATGCGAATCGATTCGGGGGTGCGGGTTCCGCTGCGGTAGGTGATGTCGAATCGCGGCCAGCCCAACTGCTCGATTCGACCGTCGGGGAAGATTCTGGTGGCGTGGTTGAGCGTCCGGTGTCCGTCCGGTCCCTCCTGCGCGATGATCATCAGCGCGTAGTCGTCGAATCGCAACGGAACGTACGCCCACCAGAATCCACCGACCGGCTCGTCGGCCATTCGGCCGAGCGGTTCGCGTTCGCCCACCGGCCGGATGCCCCAGGAGCGGTCGCGGGTGCCCGTCCACACCGAGGGATCCACGGTGAGGTCCGTGCCGTCCACGCTGATGGTGCCGGCCCAGCTTCCGACCTGAGCGAAGCGGCTGGCGTCGAGCGACGGCCGGTTGCCCGCCATGAGCTCGTGATGCTCCTCGAGCACCGCGGGGAAGGCGCCCTCCCAGACGAGGTCGGCCGACAGATCCGCGTGGTCACAGATCAGGCGGACGGTCTGCAGGGGTTTGACGACCTCGAGGCGGTACCCGCCGACCTCGGCTTCGATCGAGCGGGCGTCCAGCGCGTCGGAGAACCGGACCGACCTCTGAGTGTCACCGCGGCGGACGGTGACGAACGCGTCGCGGACACCTAGATTGGGGTACACGCCGAAGCCGGACACGAGGAAGATGCCTCCGGTGCGGTCGTGACCGTTGAAGTAGAAGCGGTCGTAGAAGTTCCGGTCGCTGCTGGCGACCCGCGCCATGGACAGCGGCGACTGATGGATGGGGTATTCGTCGAGCGGATCGGGGTTCACATTGTCTCCCAAGAGTATTCGTTGTCGATCAACCGTCGGAGCATTCGATGGTGCAGGACGTATTCGTCGGGGTCGTCGGGCGCAGGGCTGTCGCCGAAGTGGATGGACCGCCGTTTGATCCGGGACATGATGATGCCGTGGCGGATCGCCGCGTACCCGAGGTAGAAGTCGAGGTCGCGTAGCTCGACTCCGGTCGTATTCTCGTAGTGGGCAACCACGTCCGCGCGTTGCAGGAAGCCGGGTAGCCCCGGCCGGCCGAACTGCTCGGCCATGTCCTGGTACATCCGGTGGAAGAAGACGAACCAGCCGACGTCCAGTTCGCGTGGGGCCAGCGTGGCCAGTTCCCAGTCGAGGACAGCCGCGGGTGCGAAGTCGCGGTACATGATGTTCCCGATCCGGGAGTCGCCCCAGCACAGCACCGGCTCGGACGGACTGCTGGGCCAGTTCTCCTCCAGCCAGTCGAAACCTCTCTCCAACAGCGGGATACGCAGTCCGTCGTCCTTCCGCGTCCATTCGTAGTACGCGCGTTCGCCGTCGACGTGCCGACGCAGCGCGTCGTCTGCTGTACCGACACCGAGTTCCGGCAGCAGAGAACGGGGATCGGGAATGGAATGAATGCCGGCCAGTACGTCGACCGAGCCGTGCTGCACGACGTCCAACTGTGCCGCCGTGGCCTCGTGCAGCCAACCGCCGAAGACGTACGGCGGGTTGTCGACCGGGACCACGCCGTCGACGCGATCCATCACCACGAACGGCCGCCCCAGGACTGCGGGCGACGATTCGATCCATCTGACCCGCGGTACGGGCACCGTGCTGTGGTCCGCGACGGTCCGCATCACCGCGGCCTGACGGTCGAGGTCGTAGCCGGGAAACACCGGAAGCGCCGTGGACTCCGGCGCCAGTCGCGCGACGAGATCGGCGCGCTGCCGCGATCCGTCCAGGTCCCACTCGACGGTGAACAGCACGGAGATGCTGGACATCCCGGACTCGGATGGCTTCCTCAGGTCGGAGATCCGGGCGGTCGGGGTTGCGAGCCGGTCCCGGATCCAGCCTTCGAGGCTGCGCTGCAGGCCGGTGACATCGGTAGCGGTGGTGGTGACGGTCGTGTTCACTCCGCGTGGCGGAGCCGGATGGGTGGTCAGCTTCCCTTCTGTCCCGGTCACTGTGCGGCGCTCATAGCGGGTGCGACCAGGGTTCGGAACACGAGAGACCCGTAGCCGCCGTCGACCGGGAGGTCGACACCACTGATCCAGGAGGCCTCGTCGGACGCGAGATAGACGATGGCGTCGGCGATCTCCTCCGGTGCCGCGTGCCTGCCGGCCCAGGCCGCCGCACCGTTGATGACCGCCTCGCCCATTGTCGCGGTGAACTCCGGCAGCAGTGGCGTTCCCACCGTGCCGGGGGAGACGGTGTTGGAGCGCAGGCCGAGGGTCTTGCAGTCCACCGCCAGGTTGCCCGAGTTCACGATGGCCGCTTCCTTGGACAGCGAGTAGCAGAGTTGGTCGATGCTGGGCAGATCGGCGAGCGAGTCCAGGGCCTCGTCCCAGTCGTCGATCGCGAGGAATGCGTTGGCACGGGCAAAGTTCCGCTGCCACTGGAAGCCGGCCTGCGACGCGGTGGTGACCACGACCGGTCGCGGACCGAATTTGGGGAGCAACAGGCGGGTCAGGTCACGAGGTGCGAGCGCGTTGACGGACAGGACCGTCCGCCACGGCTGGGTTGCCGCGACGCCGGCGTTGTTGACCAGGACATCGATCGGTCCGTCGATGGCGTCGGCGACAGCGCGCACGCCGTCGGAGGTGGAGAGGTCGCCGACGACGGTGCGGGCCACGAGCGGCCCGGAATCGGCGGCGGCGCGGTCGACACCGATCACGACAGCGCCGAGTTCGGTCAGTTGGGCGGCCGTCGCCGCCCCGATGCCCGACGCGTGGCCGGTGACGACGACGGTCTTGCCGTTGAGACTGTGCACGAGGGGTCTCCTTGTCGATTCAGTGGGCGACCGGGCAGGAGCCGTAGTCGACGGGCAGTGCCTTGATGCTGTTGAGCCACCCCGAGTGCATTCGCACCGGAGGGCCGAGAACGCTGATGTCGGGAAGGTGGTCGGCGATCGCGTTGAACATGAGATCGACCTCCAGGCGGGCGAGGTTGGCTCCGACGCAGTAGTGCACACCGGTGCCGCCGAAGGACAGGTGCGGGTTCAGGGAACGCGTGATGTCGAATCGCCGGGGATCGTCGAAGACCTGCTCGTCGTAGTTCGCGGATGCGTACAGCATCACGACGCGGTCGCCCTTGCGGATGTGCTGCCCGCCGAGTTCGGTATCGCAGGTCGCCGTCCGCTGGAACGACAGCACCGGGCTCGCCCAACGGATGATCTCGTCGACTGCGGTCGTGGGTCGCTCGCGTTTGTACAGTTCCCACTGCTCGGGGTTGTCGACGAACGCCATCACCCCCTGGGTGATCGAGTTCCGCGTAGTCTCGCTGCCGGCCACGATGAGCAGGATCACGAAGTGCGCGAACTCCTCCGGCGTGAGGGAGCCGTCCGCGATCTGCGCCTGGACCAGTTTGGTGACGATGTCGTCGGCGGGCCGCGCGCGCCGATCGGTGGCCATGGCGTGGGCGTATTCCATGACCTCCCGCACCGCGACGAGGGGGTCGTCCACGACGTCGGGATCGTCGCGGCTCGTCATCGTGTTGGACCAGTCGAAGATCTTGCGTCTGTCCTCTTGCGGAATACCGAGGAGGTCGGCGATCGCCTGGAGCGGTAGTTCACACGCGGCCTGCTCGACGAAGTTGCCGCGGCCGAGAGTCGCTGCCGTACGGGCGATGTCCTCGGCCCTGACGCGCAGGGCGTCGCGGAGGCTCTTGATGGCTCGCGGTGTGAACCCGCGTGTGATGATCCGGCGAAGTGTCGCGTGTTCCGGCCCGTCCTTGTTCAACAGGGTCAGCCGGCCGGCCTCGACCTGGGCCCGGGGGCAGTCGTCCTCGTTGCGCACCAATGCGGTGTTCTCCCACGAGGAGAACACCCCGTCGGAGCGGGACACCTCCTGGACGAGGTCGTGGGTGGACACCACCCAGAATCCGTCGTCCTGGTAGCCGGCGGCGCCGCGGCGCTGGGGATTCCACCACACCGGCGCCGACCGACGAAGTTCGGCGAAGAGGTCGTGCGGTATCCCGTCCTCGAATGTCGACGGATGGGTGAAGTCGATTCCTTCGGGAAGATCTATTGGTGCTCGAAGATCCATTTGCTGATCCTTCAGAGTCGTCGGAGAAGGGACCGTGGAGTTTGGGAACAAGCGTGTGGCGCGGGATCTACGCAGGTGAGAGCGTCGAACCCGGAAGAAAGATCCAGTTAACGGAACCTGTTAAGAGTGATGCGGAACACACTAACGGAGTTTGTTAGGCTGTCAAGCATGGTGGCGGACATTCCCGCGAAAGAGCGATTGATGCGAGCCGGGGAGTACCTGTTCGCGCGCGAAGGTATCGATCGGGCCCGCATCCGGGACCTCAATGATTTGGCCGAGGTTCGCAACGACTCCGCGGTCCACTACTACTTCGGCTCGCGGGAGGGTCTGCTCGAAGCAATCGTTGTTCGCCACATGGGGGACATCAAGGAGCGCATCGAAGAGATGGTCGAGCGATACTGCGTGGGCCGGGAGCCTTCGAAGTCCGCTCTTCGCGACTCGATCGGCGCGCTGACGGTCCCGTTCGCTGCGAAGCTCCTCGACGATCGCGGACGGGACTTCATGCAGATCGTGGCCGAGGTGTACGAGCGGCGCGGCGGTCTGGCCGACGCGCAGTACATACCGACCAGCGAGATCGCGAAGGACCTCGTCCGCCGATCGATGGTCGGTATGAGCGACGCCGTGCGGGAGGAACGCTATCGCCTGACGATCAACTTCATGGTCTCCGGTATGGCCGCGCGGGCCCGAGCGTACGACGCCGAACGTGAGTTTCCGCTCGACCACGACACTTTCGTCGTCAACCTCGTCGAAATGGGCACGATGGCGTGCCTGGCCGAACTGCCCGACGGCCCGCTCTTCCCGGGCTAGAGCCAGCCGTTCGCGTCGGCGATGCGCGCGGCCTCGGTGCGGGTGCCTGCGCCCGTCTTGCCGATCGCCGAGGACAGATGGTTGCGGACGGTGCCCGCGGACAGGAACAGCGCCGCCGCGATCGATGCCACCGGCGCTCCGTCGCGCGCGGCCCGCAGCACCTCGGTCTCGCGTTCGGTGAGCGGCGACTCGCCGCTGACGAGGCTGTCCGCGGCCAGCGTCGGGTCGACGACACGCAGCCCCGCGTG
This window contains:
- a CDS encoding DUF7064 domain-containing protein, giving the protein MNPDPLDEYPIHQSPLSMARVASSDRNFYDRFYFNGHDRTGGIFLVSGFGVYPNLGVRDAFVTVRRGDTQRSVRFSDALDARSIEAEVGGYRLEVVKPLQTVRLICDHADLSADLVWEGAFPAVLEEHHELMAGNRPSLDASRFAQVGSWAGTISVDGTDLTVDPSVWTGTRDRSWGIRPVGEREPLGRMADEPVGGFWWAYVPLRFDDYALMIIAQEGPDGHRTLNHATRIFPDGRIEQLGWPRFDITYRSGTRTPESIRIHLTTPTGDPLVVDIDPLGFVVLQIGSGYGSDPEWNHGQWKGRSWSSSSLYDLTDPALAPRIPHGTVEHIARATCNGDVGWGMFEHGVAGRHDPSGFLTAQTMAP
- a CDS encoding phosphotransferase family protein, whose product is MTGTEGKLTTHPAPPRGVNTTVTTTATDVTGLQRSLEGWIRDRLATPTARISDLRKPSESGMSSISVLFTVEWDLDGSRQRADLVARLAPESTALPVFPGYDLDRQAAVMRTVADHSTVPVPRVRWIESSPAVLGRPFVVMDRVDGVVPVDNPPYVFGGWLHEATAAQLDVVQHGSVDVLAGIHSIPDPRSLLPELGVGTADDALRRHVDGERAYYEWTRKDDGLRIPLLERGFDWLEENWPSSPSEPVLCWGDSRIGNIMYRDFAPAAVLDWELATLAPRELDVGWFVFFHRMYQDMAEQFGRPGLPGFLQRADVVAHYENTTGVELRDLDFYLGYAAIRHGIIMSRIKRRSIHFGDSPAPDDPDEYVLHHRMLRRLIDNEYSWETM
- a CDS encoding SDR family oxidoreductase — its product is MHSLNGKTVVVTGHASGIGAATAAQLTELGAVVIGVDRAAADSGPLVARTVVGDLSTSDGVRAVADAIDGPIDVLVNNAGVAATQPWRTVLSVNALAPRDLTRLLLPKFGPRPVVVTTASQAGFQWQRNFARANAFLAIDDWDEALDSLADLPSIDQLCYSLSKEAAIVNSGNLAVDCKTLGLRSNTVSPGTVGTPLLPEFTATMGEAVINGAAAWAGRHAAPEEIADAIVYLASDEASWISGVDLPVDGGYGSLVFRTLVAPAMSAAQ
- a CDS encoding cytochrome P450 is translated as MDLRAPIDLPEGIDFTHPSTFEDGIPHDLFAELRRSAPVWWNPQRRGAAGYQDDGFWVVSTHDLVQEVSRSDGVFSSWENTALVRNEDDCPRAQVEAGRLTLLNKDGPEHATLRRIITRGFTPRAIKSLRDALRVRAEDIARTAATLGRGNFVEQAACELPLQAIADLLGIPQEDRRKIFDWSNTMTSRDDPDVVDDPLVAVREVMEYAHAMATDRRARPADDIVTKLVQAQIADGSLTPEEFAHFVILLIVAGSETTRNSITQGVMAFVDNPEQWELYKRERPTTAVDEIIRWASPVLSFQRTATCDTELGGQHIRKGDRVVMLYASANYDEQVFDDPRRFDITRSLNPHLSFGGTGVHYCVGANLARLEVDLMFNAIADHLPDISVLGPPVRMHSGWLNSIKALPVDYGSCPVAH
- a CDS encoding TetR/AcrR family transcriptional regulator; amino-acid sequence: MVADIPAKERLMRAGEYLFAREGIDRARIRDLNDLAEVRNDSAVHYYFGSREGLLEAIVVRHMGDIKERIEEMVERYCVGREPSKSALRDSIGALTVPFAAKLLDDRGRDFMQIVAEVYERRGGLADAQYIPTSEIAKDLVRRSMVGMSDAVREERYRLTINFMVSGMAARARAYDAEREFPLDHDTFVVNLVEMGTMACLAELPDGPLFPG